CCCGCCCACCTCCAGCTCGCGCTGCTCGCCGGTGACGGAGTCCTCCAGCCGAAGCGCGGTGACGAAGTCGTCGCCCACCACCGCGGCCACGCGGCTGTTCCACTCCACGCGGATCTTGGGATTGGCGAGCACCCGCTCGGCCATGATCTTGGAGGCCCGGAAGGCGTCGCGGCGGTGCACGATCACCACCTCGCCGGCGTACTTGGTGAGGTAGGTGGCTTCTTCCATCGCCGTGTCGCCGCCGCCCACCACGGCCAGCCGCTTGCCCCGGAACGCGGGCAGGGCGCCATCGCACACCGCGCAGGCCGACACGCCGCCACCGGTTTGCGCCAGGCGGATCTCGTTGTCCAGCCCCAGCCAGTTGGCGCGTGCGCCGGTAGCCACGATCACGGCGCGGGCGCGGATCTCGTCGCTGTACGTGGGGCGCAGCACGAAGGGATAGGTGGAGAAATCCACCGAGTCGATGTTCTCCATCAGCGAGCGCGTGCCGAAGCGCTCGGCCTGCTCCTTCATGCGCGTGGGGAGCTCCTGCCCGCTGACGCCCTCCGGAAAGCCGGGAAAGTTCTCCACGTCGCCGGTGAACATCAGCTGGCCCCCGGGGATCATGTCGCGCGAGATTTCGCCCTCGACCACCAGGGGGGCCAGGTTGGCGCGGGCGGCGTAGATGGCGGCGGTCCATGCCGCGGGCCCCGACCCGATGATCACCAGCGTCTCGACGTTGCCTTCCACGCGCAGCTCCTGTGTGTTTCCCATGGCGATTGCTGTCGACGAATATAACGGAAACGCATCGCAGGCTGCCAGCGGGACGACGCAGAGTCAGGAGTCTTGTTCCCGGAGGCAGCATGGGAAGTGAGTGCCCGCCTGCACGGGCGAATGAATTCGCTGCAACGACCACACGAAGTCTGCCTTCGCAGACTGGCCTGCTGGGATGTGAGTTGCAACCTGTGGCGCGCCCGGAGCCTGGTGCAGTTCTCCCCCTCTCCCGCTTGCGGGAGAGGGGGCCGGGGGGAGAGGGCAGCCGGGGCACGCGCCGGACCTCCCGAAGCGCATCAAGCCATGCAAGCGGTCCTTGCCCACACATCGGCACAACGGACGCGCACTACACTGGCTCCCTTCCCCCGCGGCTGTTTGCGGGGGAAGGGCTGGGGATGGGGGGCGGCCGCGGAATGGGCCGGGGCCAAGCTTACGGGTGGGACCTCGGCAGCGGCGAGGGATGATGTGCGGGCCAGTGTGGTGCGCCTGGGCCTCAGGAGACAGCCGGGTGAGCACCCGCCGTTGCCGCCGCCGCCTCTGCGCGTGTAACCTTCCCGCATGAAAACCGCACTCGTCACCGGCGGCGCAGTCCGCATCGGCCGCGAAATCTCTTCCGCGCTCGCCGGGCGCGGATACCGGCTCGTCATCCATTACAACTCGTCCGCGCGGCCCGCGGAGAAGCTGCGCGACGAGATCGTGGCGGGCGGTGGGGAGGCGGCCATCATCGGAGCGGACCTGTCGAACGATGCGGAGGTGCGGCGGCTGGCAAGCGAGGCCGTTGATGCGTTCGGCGGCATCGACCTGCTCGTCAACAACGCATCCGTGTTCCCGTCCGAGCGTCTGGAGCAGACCAGCGAAGAGCTCTGGGACCACACGCTCGCCGTCAACCTGAAGGCGCCCTTCTTCCTCATCCGGCACCTCGCGCCCACCCTTCGCGAACGGAAGGGCACCGTCATCAACCTCGCGGACCTCGCGGGGATGCAGGCGTGGGCCGCCTACGCCGCCCACGCGGTGTCGAAAGCGGGGCTCATTCACCTGACGAAGGTAGCCGCGCGAAACCTTGCGCCCGACGTTCGCGTAAACGCCATTGCGCCCGGCACCGTGCTGCCGCCGGAACACCTCACCGAGGCAGAGATCGCGGAGCTGGCGCGGCGCGCGCCGCTGCAGCGCAACGGATCGCCGCAAGACGTGGTGCGCGCATTGTTGTATCTTGTGGAGGCGGACTTCGTTACCGGCGAAACGCTGGTCGTCGACGGCGGGCGGCTGCTGCGCGGCTGAGTCTCCACCCGTCGACGGAAACCGGAGCAGCGGCGGACTCGGAACACCACCCGTCCCGCGCCGGTACACAGCTGGACCTCCTGGCAGACTCTCCATCCCGTTTTCCCCGAGCCAGATGGCACGCAAGACCACCCGGCCCCGTGCCGCCACCCGCGGCGGACGCTCACGGCTGCGCACCACCGTTCGCGTCCTGCTGGTCGTGCTGGCCGTCGGCGCGGCGGCGGGCGTGGGCGCGCTGGCGTGGCTGTGGCCCCGCTGCTCGGGCGCGGACTGCCCATCGGTCGTGGCGCTGCGTGACTACGCGCCCCCGCAGGCCACGCGTGTGTACGACGGCCGTGGCCAGCTGGTGGCCCATCTTGCCCCCGAGCGCCGCATCGTGGTGCCGCTGGAGCGCATTCCCGCCCACGTGTCGGGCGCCTTCCTGGCCGTGGAAGACAAGCGTTTCTATCGCCACAAGGGCGTGGACTGGCGCCGTGCGTTCGGCGCCATGGCCCGTAACGTCCGCTCGCTCAGCTGGAGCCAGGGCTTCAGCACCGTCACCATGCAGCTGGCGCGGAACGTCTTTCCCCAGCACCTGAAGCGCGAAAAGACGCTGCGGCGCAAGCTGTGGGAGATCACTTTGGCGCGGAAGATCGAGGGCGAGTTCTCCAAGGACGAGATCCTGGAGATGTACCTGAGCCAGATCTACCTGAGCGCCGGTCTCTATGGGGTGGAAGCGGCGTCGCAGGGGTACTTCGGCAAGTCGGCGACGAAGCTGACCAACGCCCAGGCCGCCATGTTGGCCGCCATCCCGCGCAACCCGTCGTTCTACGATCCCCGCCGCAACCCCGACGCGGTGCGCAGCCGCCGCGACCTGGTGCTGGGGATGATGGCATCATCCGGCGTGATCTCGCGCGAAGAGGCGCAGGCCGCCATCGCCGAGCCGCTGGGCCTGGCCCCGCCGCCCGAGGCCCGCGGTCGTGCGCCGTACTTCGTCGCCGCGGTGCGCCGCGAGCTTCGCGAGCGCTTCGGCACCGACGCCGACCAGGCGGGCTACCGCGTGTACACCTCGCTCGACCCGGCCCTGCAGTCCGCCGCCGAGCAGGCGCTTGTCGCGCAGATCCGCGCGGTGGAGCGCGGAGCCCACGGCCGCTTCCGCGGTGCATCCTGCGGCGGGGGCAAGCCGGCCAACCCCGGCGCGTGCCTGCAGGGGATGTTCGTGGCGATGGACCCCGATAACGGCAACGTGCTGGCCCTGGTGGGCGGCCGCGACTACGCGCTCAGCCAGTTCGACCGCGCCACGCAGGCGCGCCGGCAGGCGGGTTCGGCCTTCAAGCCCATTGTGTACTCCGCGGCGCTGGCGAAGGGCATTCCCATCACCGAGCCGCTGGTGGGTCCGGGTGCCACGGATTCCACGGGCGGCTACTATCCCGCCGACCACATCTCCGACTCGCTCACGATGGACATGCGCGGGGCGCTGCGCACCTCGTCCAACCGCGCGGCGGTGGTCCTGGGGCAGAAGGTGGGCGCCACGCGCGTGGTGCAGGCCGCGCACGACATGGGCATCACGACGGAGATCAAGCCGTATCCGTCTACCTTCCTGGGCGCGGCCTCGGTGATCCCCATCGAGCTCGTGGCCGCCTATGCCCCGTTCGCCAACGGCGGCGCCGCGGTGAAGCCCCGGCTCATCCAGCGGGTGGTGGATTCCAATGGCCGCGTGGTGTGGGAGGCCAAGTCGGCCAAGCGCTACGTGATGTCGCCTGGGGTGGCCTACCTGACCACCTCGCTGATGCGCGACGTGGTGGACCGGGGCACGGGATCGGGCGTGCGGACGGCGGGGCTGCCGTACACCATCGCCGCCGCGGGGAAGACGGGAACGACGAACGATGCGGCGGACGTGTGGTTCGTGGGTGCCACTCCCGACGTGGTGGCGGGCGTGTGGCTGGGCTTCGACCGTCCCGCGCGCATCCTGGCCAACGCGTCGGGCGGCGGACTGGCGGCGCCGGTGTGGGGCAAGGTGATGGCGTCGTATTACCAGCGGCACGGCGCGCCCACCGCGTGGACGCCGCCCTCGGACCTTACGAGCGTGCAGATCGACCGCTCAACGGGCCGCCTGGCGACCGGCGGATGCCCCGGCGAGCAGGTGGCGACGGAGTACTTCCTTCCCGGCACCGAGCCGACGGAGCAATGCCCGCTGCACCCGGACGACTTCGGCGGCTGGTTCGGCCGCACGATGCGCGGCGTGGGCGACTGGCTGGGCATCGGCGGCGACCCCAAGCAGGCGCTCCCGCCCAAGCCCCGAGCCCGCGATCCGCTGTCCGGCACGCATTAGACTGAACGGGTGGATTCGGGTCGGCGAATCGGAACGGTGGATGAACGCGGGACTTGGGATTATGTTGAAGCACGCGAGTCGTCCCGATCGGACCGTTCTCGCTGCGCCTGGGTGGTGAAATCGGCAAACACAGCAGACTTAAAATCTGCCGGGCTACGCCCTTACGGGTTCGAGTCCCGTCCCAGGCATTCACGGACATGCGCAAACCCCGGAGCCCCGCTCCGGGGTTTGCGCGTTTATGCCACGCTTGTCCTTGCACCGAGCCTAAAGTACAATGTATGATACGGAGAGGCCCTATCACGTTCGATACACAAGGCTATGAAGTCCGGAGTGTTCGACCTGATGCCGACGCGTCTGCGGCGTTCGCTGGAGAAGCTCGGACGGGATATCTCACTCGCGCGGCGCAAGCGCGGTCTCACCATCGCCATGATGGCCGAGCGCATCGGCGTGGCGAGGGGTACGTACCTGCGGGTGGAGAAGGGTGACGCGACGGTGGCGATCGGCACGTATGCGATGGCACTGTTCGTTCTCGGATTGGGATCGCCGTTCGAAGACGTCGCCGACGCACGGCACGACGAGCATGGGTTGATGCTCGACGCCGAGCGCGTTCCCAAGCGCGTTCGCGTTTCCCGGAAGGTCCGGGCGTTGTGACGCGCACGATCGACGTGTGCCTGGGCGACTCTGGCCGCCTGATCGGGCTCCTGCGCTACAACCAGGAGGGGCCGCGGGAGAGTGCCTCGTTCGAGTACCATCCCGAGTGGCTGGCGGCTGCGGACCGCTTCAGCCTGGAGCCCGGGCTCCGGCTGGTCGCGGGTCCGCAGTTCCATCGCAAGTCGAAGGAGGGTTCCGTCTTCCACGCCGCCATCGCGGACACCGAACCAGATGGGTGGGCCCGCCGCGTCATCTTGCGCGACCACGCCAAGAGGCGGGAACAGGCCCGCCGCGGCGGGAACGACGTGCCCCCGATTGCGGGGTCGCTGGACTTTCTCCTGGCGGTCGACGATGCCAGCCGGATCGGCGCGCTCAGGTTTCGCGATGAAGAGGGCGTTTTCCGCCGGGCCCCGGAGCCGGGCGGGCGCGGGGTGCCGCCCCTGGTGGAGTTGCGGGATCTTTTGGCCGCGACACGCGCGGTAGAGACGAACACGGAGTCGGCCGCGGACCTCGCGTACCTGCGGGGCCGCGGAACGTCGTTGGGTGGCATGCGTCCGAAGTGCACCGTAGTCGACGATGCCGGCCACCTCTCCATCGGCAAGTTCCCGAGCGTGCACGACGAACGAGCGGTCACTAAAGGAGAGGTGCTGGCGATGCAGCTTGCCGAGCGCGCCGGCATCCGCGCCGCACACACGAGGCTGGTTACCAGCGCCGGAGTTCCCGTAGCGCTGGTTCGGCGCTTCGATCGCATGGATGGCGGCCGGATCATGTACGTCTCGGCGGCGACCATGCTGGGGGTTGAGCCTGACGATCCGAGCGACCACACCTATGCGGAGATCGCCGATGCTCTTCGAATGTACGGCGCCGAGCCGCGTGCAGACGTGGAAGAACTCTGGCGTCGGATCGCCTTTTCGATCTTGATCACCAACGTCGACGATCACCTGCACAACCATGGATTCCTCCACGTAGACCGCGGCAAGTGGCGCTTGGCACCCGCGTTCGACGTGAACCCGTTCCCGGACCGGCAGCGCGAGTTGAAGACGTGGATCACGGAAGAGACTGGCCCCGGCGCCACGATCGAAGCTCTACTGGACTCCGCTTCGTATTTTCAGGTCGGTCCAAGCCGCGCGAGAGAGATCCTCGGCGAGGTCGAGCGCGCGGTGAATAGTTGGCGGGAGCATGGAAGGGCATTG
This genomic interval from Longimicrobium sp. contains the following:
- a CDS encoding PBP1A family penicillin-binding protein is translated as MARKTTRPRAATRGGRSRLRTTVRVLLVVLAVGAAAGVGALAWLWPRCSGADCPSVVALRDYAPPQATRVYDGRGQLVAHLAPERRIVVPLERIPAHVSGAFLAVEDKRFYRHKGVDWRRAFGAMARNVRSLSWSQGFSTVTMQLARNVFPQHLKREKTLRRKLWEITLARKIEGEFSKDEILEMYLSQIYLSAGLYGVEAASQGYFGKSATKLTNAQAAMLAAIPRNPSFYDPRRNPDAVRSRRDLVLGMMASSGVISREEAQAAIAEPLGLAPPPEARGRAPYFVAAVRRELRERFGTDADQAGYRVYTSLDPALQSAAEQALVAQIRAVERGAHGRFRGASCGGGKPANPGACLQGMFVAMDPDNGNVLALVGGRDYALSQFDRATQARRQAGSAFKPIVYSAALAKGIPITEPLVGPGATDSTGGYYPADHISDSLTMDMRGALRTSSNRAAVVLGQKVGATRVVQAAHDMGITTEIKPYPSTFLGAASVIPIELVAAYAPFANGGAAVKPRLIQRVVDSNGRVVWEAKSAKRYVMSPGVAYLTTSLMRDVVDRGTGSGVRTAGLPYTIAAAGKTGTTNDAADVWFVGATPDVVAGVWLGFDRPARILANASGGGLAAPVWGKVMASYYQRHGAPTAWTPPSDLTSVQIDRSTGRLATGGCPGEQVATEYFLPGTEPTEQCPLHPDDFGGWFGRTMRGVGDWLGIGGDPKQALPPKPRARDPLSGTH
- a CDS encoding helix-turn-helix transcriptional regulator, with the translated sequence MFDLMPTRLRRSLEKLGRDISLARRKRGLTIAMMAERIGVARGTYLRVEKGDATVAIGTYAMALFVLGLGSPFEDVADARHDEHGLMLDAERVPKRVRVSRKVRAL
- a CDS encoding SDR family oxidoreductase, giving the protein MKTALVTGGAVRIGREISSALAGRGYRLVIHYNSSARPAEKLRDEIVAGGGEAAIIGADLSNDAEVRRLASEAVDAFGGIDLLVNNASVFPSERLEQTSEELWDHTLAVNLKAPFFLIRHLAPTLRERKGTVINLADLAGMQAWAAYAAHAVSKAGLIHLTKVAARNLAPDVRVNAIAPGTVLPPEHLTEAEIAELARRAPLQRNGSPQDVVRALLYLVEADFVTGETLVVDGGRLLRG
- the trxB gene encoding thioredoxin-disulfide reductase; its protein translation is MGNTQELRVEGNVETLVIIGSGPAAWTAAIYAARANLAPLVVEGEISRDMIPGGQLMFTGDVENFPGFPEGVSGQELPTRMKEQAERFGTRSLMENIDSVDFSTYPFVLRPTYSDEIRARAVIVATGARANWLGLDNEIRLAQTGGGVSACAVCDGALPAFRGKRLAVVGGGDTAMEEATYLTKYAGEVVIVHRRDAFRASKIMAERVLANPKIRVEWNSRVAAVVGDDFVTALRLEDSVTGEQRELEVGGLFVAIGHTPNTAFLKGQIDLTEHGYVKCPVPWRTSTTVEGVFAAGDVMDDYYRQAITAAGTGCMAALEAERWLAHHEHIGAVPMLETGESSIAVAEEMVHAE
- a CDS encoding type II toxin-antitoxin system HipA family toxin → MTRTIDVCLGDSGRLIGLLRYNQEGPRESASFEYHPEWLAAADRFSLEPGLRLVAGPQFHRKSKEGSVFHAAIADTEPDGWARRVILRDHAKRREQARRGGNDVPPIAGSLDFLLAVDDASRIGALRFRDEEGVFRRAPEPGGRGVPPLVELRDLLAATRAVETNTESAADLAYLRGRGTSLGGMRPKCTVVDDAGHLSIGKFPSVHDERAVTKGEVLAMQLAERAGIRAAHTRLVTSAGVPVALVRRFDRMDGGRIMYVSAATMLGVEPDDPSDHTYAEIADALRMYGAEPRADVEELWRRIAFSILITNVDDHLHNHGFLHVDRGKWRLAPAFDVNPFPDRQRELKTWITEETGPGATIEALLDSASYFQVGPSRAREILGEVERAVNSWREHGRALGMDAAELGEFAEAFEHPERGNARRAVSRA